In Theileria equi strain WA chromosome 4 map unlocalized gcontig_1105316255033, whole genome shotgun sequence, the following are encoded in one genomic region:
- a CDS encoding hypothetical protein (encoded by transcript BEWA_013800A), whose product MDLSLVVALVSVIAVCVDDNNQEPGAEQSPPLGPLASNFPLDISNVDSQYIGVSESIADCVVHRSLLPKEGVSVTSVGDSGETLMRMHTATFTGANLFIRKDYPSLLSIHTMDGDAAGETCLEKQRSGWRLITCTKFKSNLTKMENGEPAKLTTHCVDYFRMVDDEECVINGITLDLSGVNVAQIQVENDPQYGTLYTNYTPKNDSSFGIINDFGVRIWTETPKKTCKLVKKMVIGNSAFLTLHIDYGESFAFERFEKTGEEWKPIGGKEFSKKVKLMKKSLPKLEPPDAIELNIKCADMSKTIFKTVEYASTRQILCTPKDGGFFVKAMDGEKIIWIAEEDEKCTMTSLYRRKDEVVFVVDINKGGKIARKCFLGSIVSEKISWEGITEDDCDNRLDNMEKPAKSKSHRTAWSST is encoded by the coding sequence ATGGATCTCAGCTTGGTCGTGGCTTTGGTTTCTGTTATCGCGGTATGTGTGGATGACAACAATCAAGAGCCTGGAGCAGAACAATCTCCACCCCTGGGTCCCCTGGCCTCCAACTTTCCTCTGGACATCTCAAACGTAGACTCGCAATACATTGGTGTGTCAGAGTCGATCGCTGATTGTGTTGTTCATAGGTCACTTCTACCCAAAGAGGGTGTCTCTGTGACATCCGTAGGGGACTCCGGAGAGACCCTGATGAGGATGCACACAGCCACCTTCACGGGGGCCAACCTCTTTATTAGAAAAGATTATCCGTCACTACTCTCTATCCATACCATGGATGGAGACGCGGCAGGAGAGACTTGCCTGGAAAAGCAAAGGTCCGGATGGAGGCTGATTACCTGCACAAAGTTCAAGTCTAATCTCACcaagatggaaaatggagaaCCTGCAAAATTAACAACACATTGTGTAGATTACTTTCGAATGgtagatgatgaagaatgtgtGATCAATGGGATAACACTTGACCTTTCCGGAGTAAACGTTGCCCAAATCCAAGTGGAAAATGACCCCCAATACGGAACCTTGTATACGAACTATACCCCGAAAAACGACAGTAGTTTTGGTATAATTAATGATTTTGGTGTAAGGATATGGACTGAGACCCCAAAAAAGACCTGTAAGCTCGTGAAGAAGATGGTCATTGGGAATTCCGCCTTCCTCACTCTTCACATTGATTACGGTGAAAGTTTTGCTTTTGAACgttttgaaaagactgGTGAAGAATGGAAGCCAATAGGCGGGAAGGAGTTTTCTAAAAAGGTCAAattaatgaagaagagcCTTCCGAAACTTGAGCCACCAGACGCAATCGAGTTGAACATTAAGTGTGCAGACATGTCCAAAACGATCTTTAAAACTGTGGAATATGCCAGTACTAGGCAAATATTATGTACTCCGAAAGATGGAGGATTCTTTGTCAAAGCAATGGATGGCGAAAAGATCATATGGATTGCAGAAGAAGACGAAAAGTGTACAATGACAAGTTTGTACCGCAGAAAGGATGAAGTTGTTTTTGTAGTTGATATTAACAAGGGTGGAAAAATCGCGCGAAAATGTTTTTTAGGGTCTATAGTCTCTGAAAAAATATCATGGGAAGGAATTACCGAAGATGACTGTGACAACAGACTCGATAATATGGAGAAACCTGCCAAGAGTAAATCACACCGGACAGCGTGGTCATCAACATAA